GCTGTCGGAGGCCAACATGGAAAACCTGAGTGAGAAACGGTACAGCCTCCTCAAAAATTTGGGTTGGAGCACCTTGTCTTGCTGTCCTTGTGGGGGGAGCATAAAGGACCAGCTGTGATGCCActgtctgtcctgcagctgggacaCTGCGGCCCGGGGGGATGTGGCTTTGCTTTTGGGGACAGACTGTGACAAAGTCTGTCCTCttgaagcagcagctggggggTGCCAATGGTGGAGGTGGGTGGGAGGTGGCtgaggggcagggaggagcgGGACATGGTGACAGATTCCTGCTAAGGGGTCCCCTGTTGTGGATCCCTCAGGCAAGCGGACAGAGAACATGCTCCGCACTTGAAATCGGCAGAGAACGCCAACATCCAGCCGAACCCGGGGCTCATCCTGAGGGCCGAACCGACTGTCACCAACATCCTGAAGGTGAGTCCCCCCCTGCAGCCATCTGGGCTCAGCCCCAGAgcccatttccagcagcagcagcttcaccaGGCAGCTGAGGGAGTTGGGAGGTGCCAGATCTGCTCctgtaatcatagaatcactaCAAATCCTaaggtcagttttgggcccttcacaacaagaaagactttgaggttctggagtgagttcagagaagggaaggggctggaggacaagtgtgatgggagcagctgagggaccgGAGGGGGTTTagattggatcttgggaacaatttcttcccgaaaagggctgtcaggcattggaacaggctgcccagggcagtggtggagtcaccatccctggaggggttgaacagatggagatgaggttctcagggacatggggcagtgccaggggtgggttatgggtggactcaatgatcttgagggtctttttccaaccaaaatgattctatgattctttttttGTAGACCATGGATGCGGATCACTCCACGTCCCCCGAGGGTTTGCTGGGGGTCTTGGGTCACATGCTGTCTGGGAAGAGCCTGGacttgctgctggcagcagcagcagcgacgGGCAAACTGAAATCCTTTGCTCGGAAGTTCATCAAGTGAGTATCCACCTGGACAACACCATTCCTGGGGATGAGCAAGGCTGGGGTGAACAGGCAGCCCCCCAAAGCTTTTCCGCAGGCTCTGGTCTCTGCAGcgcagagccctggggagggctgggatCGAGGCGGGGCTGCACCCCACAGCTTCTGTGTGAGCAGGGCAGAGAATGGAAGTCAGGTTGGTTTAAGGGTATTAAGAGAACTTGAAAGTGCCAACGCAGCCTCAGATCCAGGGTGCTCGCTGTGTGTGCACCTTTGGTCCCCAGACACGCATGTCCTGGTTAGAGCACATGCACCAGCACACGTGGGACTGCGTgatagaattgtagaatcacagaatggtttgggttggaaaggaccttcccagctctctcagtgccacccctgccatgagcagggacatctgcaccagctcaggttgctcagagccccgtccagcctggcctgggatgtctccagggatggggcatccaccacctctctggccaacctgggccaggctctcaccaccctcaggggcaaaaaattcttcctcatgtcttgCCCCATGTCCTTTCTCAAGCATGGAGCCTGGGGCAGCTCTAACTACACCAGCCCAGCTGGCGCTCGCTCAGTTCGGGGGTGAAGGCCGTGCTCATAAATCCCTGCGCAGCTGGGCAGAACCGGCTCTGGCGAGAGGATGGTGCTCAAACGCCGGGCTGGCTGGGTGTGGGGGAGAGTACAGCATTGCTGGACCTGTtttgctgcagagaagcagagagaggaggCGGCTCGTCCCTGCTCGTCCCTGCCATGCTGGGGGGTGTCTGCGGAGCCGGGCTGGGTCCCTCAGTGCAGGGCACGGAGCTGGATGTGGTGCAGGGAGGGGTctgcgggcaggggcagcccccTGTCTGGGGGACAGCAAGAGGTTTCACATGGTGCTAACACTTCCCTGTGGCTCTCTCTTCATCTAGGCTGAACGAGTTCACGAAACACATCACTGGAGAAGGCTGTAAGtgcctgtgtgtctgtgtgtgggGTGGTTCGAGCAGTGCTCCCCCCGCCGCCACGTACTGGGACACTGTGGGGCCTAACTGGATTAAGTTGGGACTGGCTTTGGCGCCAggaagagctgagctgtgctgggcccgGCTGGGGGCATGTGGCCGGGTGCCAGCAGGGATCTGTGTCCCGGGGACCCGCTGCCCTCGCCCTCACGCGTGGCACATGCGTGTGCATCCCAAATGTGGGGTGTTCCCTGCATGGGGGACAGAGCTCCCGCTCCCCGGCACAGCCCACGGGGCCCCTCGGGGCCGGCCCTGCCCTGGCTCCCTCCCTGGAAGGGGTGATGTGTCAGCACTGAGCCCGAGATAAGGACTCTGCATTTGCGTGTGATGAAACTCACTGAGCTCTCTGACCTTCCACGGCACGGGGgatgctctggggctgctgaaaagctgctttggCGGCTCGAGGGGAGGCGtgtggggtggaggggaagcAGTTGCTGTATCCCCTGTAGCCCTTGTTTGCACACAAGCACTTGGGGGTTAGAAAAGCtgcctgggggaagcagggtcCTGCCCCCCCATCTTGCAGGGCTCCTGCCTGCTTCCTCTTGCCAAGGCTGGAGATCCCCAaactctttgtttcttcttcccaaGCCAAAGGAGCCCCAGTTCGGGCCCTGCTCTTCGACATCTCCTTCCTCATGCTGTGCCACGTGGCCCAGACCTACGGCTCAGAGGTGAGTGTCCTTGGAGGGGCTGGGGCGCTGACTTTGCCACTGtcctcaccagcactgcccgGTGCCTTTCACCTGGTGCAGGTAGAAATCTGTCCctgcatagaatcacagaatcattttggttggaaaagcccctccagatcatggagtccaagcATAAccccaccctggcactgccccatctcctgagaacctcatctctgtctgtccaactcctccagggatggtgactccaccactgccctgggcagcctgttccaatgccccacagccctttggggaagaaattgttcccaagatccaacctcagcctccccggcgcaacttgaggccgtttcctcgctgaaccccccagctccctcagccgctcccatcacacttgtgctccttccccagctccattgcAGGGTCTGTCCGTGCCCGGCGATGGCGCAGGGGTGGCTGCTGCCTGCCTCTACAGTACTGCGATATCAGTGTGAACTCTGCCTCCGCACCCTCTCCGGGCTGGCTCTGATCTCACTGGACTTTTCCCAGCTTTTTCCCAGCTTTCCCCCagctttttccctctgttttgtCGCTGGCTGGACTGGGGGGGGCCACATGCAGCCAGGCCGAGCATCAGCCCCTCCCCAGAGAGAGTAGGAACTTGAAGCCCCGCTCAGGAAACAGCACTTGGGTTGTGTGAAAACTTTCCAGGTTTCGACATCTGTGTGTGTTGGGAGGCGAAACGATACCGAAACGCTGGGAAGGCTGAGCGGGAGCGAAAGGCGGGcgggggggcctggggagggagggtcctggctggaggcagctcGGAGCGGACGTGCCCGGGGCTGTCTGGTGAGATCTCATCCCCCCGCTCCCGCCTGCAGCGACTTCCCtgaccagctgctgctgaacagctgtgcaaaacttttctttttcttttttttttttttttctgacaaaaatagTGTCCCTTGGGTGACAACGAGCTGAAGGGAGAAGGGGGCGTGTAGGATTCCCAGCTTGTGTACCCCCCCCGGGGAGCCCTCCCAGCTGGGCCGTGCGCCCCGACCCCACAGAGCTGTGGGGCAGTTATTGCTGGGGAACCCTGAGCAGGGTGGAGGACAAGTGACGCTTTGTGGGCAGGACACGGTGACACCACTGCTGTGCTCGCAGCCCCGCAGGGCTGGTCCTGGGCTGGTGTCCCCATCTGAGATGGGCTGTTGTCCTCTGGGGGGAATCCTCTGCTGGAGGAGACAAACCACAGCCCACAGACTGGAAACCAGTGCCTTACTGGGGGCTGACCAGTGCCTGCCTTTCTGTGCAGGCCACAGGGCGGCGCTGCTCCCCTGGCCATGAATGCCCCAGGGTGGGGGGTCTGACCCCAGGGTGGGGGTCCCCAGCAGGGTCCCTGCGGGGCACAGACCGCGTGACAGACCCCGGGCTGGTTCCCTTGCAGGTGATCCTGTCAGAGTCGAGCCCGCCGGGCGAGGTGCCCTTCTTTGAGACCTGGATGCTGACCTGCATGCCCGAGGAGGGGAAGATCCTGAACCCCGACCACCCCTGCTTCCGCCCTGACTCCACCAAGGTGGAGTCCCTGGTTGCCCTTCTCAACAACTCCTCCGAGATGAAGCTGGTGTAAGAGCTCGGCTTGAGCGGGAAGGGAGCGGCCACCACAGAACGGGGCCACACAAATGATCAAggggatggaacagctctgctgggaggacaggctgagagttgagtgtgttcagcctggagaagagaaggctccagggagaccttattgcggcctttccgtacttaaaagaAAGAGGGAACAGACTCTTTCGCAAGGCCTGTagcgacaggacaaggagtgatggttttaaactaaaggaggggagattcaggctggacatgaggaaggaatttttgcCCCTGAGcgtggtgagagcctggcccaggttggccagagaggtggtggatgccccatccctggagacatcccaggtcaggctggacggggctctgagcaacctgagctggtgcagatgtcccttcatcccaaaccattctatggttctatgatccTCCCTGGCCCCATGGTTGCTGTGAATGAGTGCCTGACCTCCCCTTGGCCTCTCTCTCCTTGGCAGGCAGATGAAGTGGCATGAGGCGTGTCTGAGCATCTCAGCCGCCATCCTGGAGATCCTCAACGCCTGGGAGAACGGTGTCCTCACCTTCGAGTCCATCCAGGTGGGGCTGGCGGGTTTGGACCCTGTAATTGGgacccacagccctgggcagtgATGCTGGGGTGAAGCCTGTGCATCCCTACGTTTCTGTGCTCATCCACCCCCACTTCCCATCTCCTTCTCTAGAAAATCACGGACAACATCAAGGGGAAGGTGTGCAGCATGGTGGTGTGCGCCGTAGCCTGGCTGGTGGCCCACGTCCGCATGCTGGGCTTGGACGAGCGCGAGAAGTCCCTGCAGATGATCCGCCAGTTGGCCACCCCCCTGCACAGCGAGAACACGCTGCAGTTCTACAACGAGCGGTGAGTCCTAGCTCACTGTGCCTGTCGTTCCTCTGCTTCCCGGGGCCTGCGTGAGCCCATCTCTCTCTGCTGCAGCGTGGTGATCATGAGCTCCATCCTGGAGCACATGTGTGCGGACGTCCTGCAGCAGACGGCCACACAGATCAAGTTCCCCTCCACGGGGATGGACACTATTCCCTACTGGAACCTCCTGCCCCCCAAGAAGCCCATCAAGGAGGTGCTAACAAGCATGTTCACCAAGGTGCTGGAGAAGGGCTGGGTCGACAGTCGCTCCATCCACATCTTCGACACCCTGTTGCACATGGGAGGTGTCTACTGGTTCTGCAACAACCTGGTCAAggtatggggtggaggaggatCTTATTGATGAgataaatatctcagggtgggtgtcagaggatggaccagactctgttcagtggtgcccaacgtcagggtgaggggcaacgggcacagactgaaacacaggagggtccacgtgaacatgaggagaaacttctttgctgggaggtgccagagcctggaccaggctgcccagagcgggtgtggagtctccttctctggagacattcaagcctgcctggcccgacctgtgtgatctgctctggtgaccccgcgtgagcagggctgggctgaggaTCTACAGAAAGCCCTGCAACCACAACCACCCCGcaactctgtgattctgtgaggcAGGTGGCTGCGAATCCCAGCACCATGGCTGGGTGTTGAGGATGGAACTGGGAGTCCAGCTCATGCTCCCAGTGCTCAGGAGTCCTGGTTGTACTGGGCTGGTGTTGGATGCGAGCGGGACAGGCCCAGCCGTGCCCGTGTGTCCCTCAGCCCTGCCCTCCACCTcgcaggagctgctgaaggaGACACGGAAGGAGCACACGCTGCGGGCCGTCGAGCTGCTCTATGCCATCTTCTGCCTGGACATGCAGCAGCTGACGCTGACCCTGCTGGGTCACATCCTTCCCAACCTGCTGACCGACTCCTCCAAGTGGCACATGCTCATGGACCCACCAGGAAAAGCCTTGGCCAAGTAAGACCCCAGACCCATGAGCACCCTCTTGTTTGGGGCAGGTGGGGATGAGGAGATGCTCCGTCCCGACACGCGCTCTGGACTCTGCCATCtttggacaacatcctcagacacatggtgtgaatttggggttgtcctgtgaagggacaggagttggactcgatgatacTTGTGGGTCcattccaactcaggacattctgtgattccatggcCCCCCCTTGCTTGCACACAGTCACTGGGgcgggctggcagcagctggccgtgtccctgctctgtccccaggctctCCGTCTGGTGTGCCCTGAGCTCCTACTCCTCCCACAACAAGGGCCAAGCGTCCGCCCGACAGAAGAAGAGGCACCGAGAGGACATTGAGGTGGGTACAACATGGGGTTTGGTTGGGGGGTCTCTGTGCTCGAGGAGGTGAtggtggcaggagcagcagagaccagGCTCCCTACCTGGGTGCTCAGGGCTGGCTGAGGTCCTTTGACCTTAAAAtatggttttttgcctttttctctggGGAAGGGGATTTGGAATGAGACGGTCTGAATGGGGTTGGCCCAGgctgggatgctctgggtgAGAGGAGATCGTAGTTCTGGACCGTGGGGCTGTGCAGAGCCCAGGGGGGGCCATTGGCCATGGGGAGGGGGGCTGGGATCCCTCCCAAGAGCGGAGCTAAacccctttttcccccaggatTACATCAGCCTGTTCCCGCTGGATGACACACAGCCCTCCAAGCTCATGCGCCTGCTCAGCTCCAACGAGGAAGATGCCAACATCCTCTCCAGCCCCAGTAAGTGCGGACAGGGGGGCACCGTCCCGCCTCGCCGCTCCTTTTGGGGTGTGAAATGTGTATTGGCACAAAACCACTTCTTGTCACAAGCCGCTCAGGTGAAGATTTAGAGCGCTCAAGTGTGTTTTGCTGAGTTCTTGTGAAGCCTTTGCGCTTAGAAAAGGTCAAAGCTCTTGATTGGTCTGATTGGAACAGCTTTGGAAAGGAGCTGAGGTCAGATGTTCCTCCCGTGACGTTGCCACCCAACCCAGTGTGTTGTGCACGAGGGGCTCGGGGGGGATTTTTTAGAGCCCTGTCACCCCCAGACAGTCCGTGTGGGACCGGGGGGCTGATGTGCTGCAGCACGAGTGGCAGGAGGTGACATTCCTGGTGGATGTGGCTAAATCCCGAAATTCCACTCTTGTGAACAAGGCAGCGAGCGCAGCTGATGAGTCCCTGCAGCTCCGGCGGGTGTGCCGGGGGGTGTCCGTGCCCCTGGTCCTGTCACATCTCCCACATACATTGTCTGCACTCCTGGGCAGTGAGTCAGGAGTCCTCAGTCATTATTTCTCCTGATGCCCTTATCCTAAATTACTCTTCACTTATTAATTTTCAACACATGCCATCAacctgtggtttttgttggtttcgTTATTGTTGAAATACGGGCTTTTCCCTTTATTTCACtatctttttttaactttttgagGCACTTCCACCTCTTTCCAGTGACATTCAGGACTTTTTTTGGGCTGTTCGCTGCCCTGATGTGGAAACGCCGCTTCCTGCGGCCACGTAACTCATGTGATTCCATGAGAAAAGTGTGggagggctttttttcttttttgtgagCATCCTCAGAGCAGCACAAGGTGGGTCCTGCTGATTTTTGGCAGTAGTTGTGTACTCTGGGTCTGCACAAGAGCCTTGCCAGGAGGCTCCTGTCCTGTCGGACTGGAGATGTCCCAGTTGTCCCACAGGTGCACCTTTTGGTTTGTCTAAAATTCGCTCCTAGTCCGTTGCCTCAGCTCTAGCACCTAAATTGTACCCTGAGAGTGAAATTTTCatgctgctgtgcagctggggaACATCTGGCTCGCTCCGCCCTGCCTGCTGCACTGGGATGTGCGCGTCGCTTCGCCTTGGCCGAGAAGTCATTCCCCTCCTTTGTGCTTCGTGGCATCGCGTGACACCGCTCGTGCCCTCGCGCAGCGTCAGGGCCGAGTCACTGCTGCAATTAAACCCCGGCGGGGAGGCACAGCTCACGGGCTCGCTCACGCTCCGGGGATGTCGTTAATCTTGGTCGGACTCCGAATAAAGCCGGCTTGTGCAAGAGCGAAGTGTCACAGCCCTGGGGCAGCGTGCGGAGCCCTCCCCGGGCTGCTGCGTGTGTCCCCGGGTGTGTGGGGAACTGTTCCAGCTGCTGGCACCGCAACAGAGTGGGATGGTGACCGAGGCAGAGACCATTCCAGCCTGACGCCTGTTCTCCTCCCCAACAGATCGCTCCATGAGCACCTCGCTCTCCGCCTCCCAGCTTCACACCGTCAGCATGAGGGACCCACTGAACAGGGTGCTCGGTAAATCCCGGGGGGGTACCCGGTGCTGGGACCCGGCCCTGGGGTTGGATTAACTGTGTTGAGACAGTAGTTGGGACCTGTCCCCTGAACCCGACTGGCTTTTGATATTTCCCTGTCTCCacaccatagaatcacagaatcatgttggttggaaaagcccctcaagattgagtccaaccgttcccccacccctggcactgccccatgtccctgagaacctcatctccgtctatccaactcctccagggatggtgactccaccactgccctgggcagcctgtttcaatgcccgatagccctttggggaagaaattgttcccaagatccaacctaaatccccccagctccctcagccgctcccatcacacttgtgctccagcctcttccccagctccgttcccttctctcaactcgctccagcacctcaaggtctttcatttcatttcagcaaACCTCTTCTTGCTCATCTCCTCCATCCTGGGGGCCAAGACCGCTGGGACCCACACCCAGTTTGTCCAGTGGTTCATGGAGGAGTGTGTGGACTGTCTGGAGCAGGGCAGCCGCGGCAGCATCCTCCAGTTCATGCCCTTCACCATGGTAAGTCCCACAGCCGCGAGATCCTCCTCCCTGGTCCCacgggacagacggacacatCCCGGGGAGTCCCGCTGCCTGCTCTCCTGTCTCCAGCACCATTGTGACTCTACtgtgtttctcctctctctgggcAGGTTTCAGAGCTGGTGAAAGTCTCCACCATGTCCAGTCCTAAAATCGTCCTGGCCATCACAGATCTCAGCCTGCCCCTGGGCCGCCGTGTTGCCGCCAAGGCCATCGCCGCGCTGTGAGCGGGATGTCTCCCTCCTGCCACGCAGGAGAGGGCGGCCGGGCTGTGTGACCCCACCAGAACCtgggtgctgggatggggacgctggggacagctgctctGTCACCACAGGCTCCTTCCCTCTGCATTCAGCCTCCTTCAGCACCTCGTGTTGGGCTGTCAGAGACTAAAACAAGCCCCCTGGCTTTTTTTCtataattatttcagtttttttgTAGAACCAGGCTTTGCCTCATTTCTCTTTGGTTTCCTGCTGTGCTGAAACGGCATGAAAATTCTTGTTGGAAATTCCTCCCCGTGAGCGTGAGTtcaccccgtgtccccggcCATGGGCACCCACCGGCCACTGTGTAACCGCGGCCACGCCAGCACCACGCCGGGAGCGGCTTCTCACCGGGGCTGTCCCGGCACCCGGTCAGCTGCTTCGGCGGTGAATCCCTGTCACTGTCACAAAACCCCGACCCTGAGggggtggcagggctggggtggctTCGCCTCCCCTcctttcatttatgttttctgCTTGACTCACGAGAAAGGGGGAAGCGGTGGAGCTGGGCACCCCCCTTCTCCGCAGGGTGCCACGGCGCTGAGCCCGGTCTCTGCCACGTCCCGGGGGCTGAgctgtccctcctgcccccccagcatGAGTGAGgttcacagctgctggttttgggaCTTCAAAATGAGTGTTTTGGGGGCAGAGGTGGCACAGGGAGGCCCCGGAGCGGTGCCAGGGGTTTGGGTCGGTGCTGGCCGGGGACAAGGCAGCCGGGAGGTGTCTCCCAGTGCAAGGACAGATGGATAGTGGGACACGGGGCTGCTGCACACAGCGGGGCAAGGGCTGCCCTGCCGCAGCGCTCAGTGCTTGCCCAGGCGCGGCTCTTTACCGGTAGCTCGGAGCAAAGAGCAGGACCTGGCGCTCTCGGCCTTTTCAGCTCTGTCAATATTTGCCGGCGGCAGCCCCGCACCCGGTGCTTCACCTTACAGGAAAGGGCTGGAGTGGGAGACGGGGTTTCCTGTAAGCGCCGATAAGGAAGCAGCGATGCTTTCTCTGCATTTGCTCTCCCGGGAGGCGCTGCAGATGGAGTGTGCAGCCAAAAAGCAGCAGCGGCTCGGGACAGTGGTGATGGTCCGGGATGGGATGATGGGGCTGCAGCCTCGTGCCTgccccttcccagggctgggacatCAGAGAGAGGCAGGAACGGGGACCAGTTCAGGATGCTGATGGTCACAGGACATGAACACGGGACCCGGGGGAGGAAGTGGGGTCAGCCCGGGGTGGCCAAACACCCAcgggggagcagggagaggccGTGGGCCGGGGATGGCCGGAGTGTTTGCCAGGCCAAGGGGGATGCCCAGGACTCCTGGCTCTGCCCGTGTCACTCTGCCAAGTCCGTTTGTCTCTCCACCCAGCTCCTCTCGCTGCCAGAAGCTCCGTCCCATTGTGGCAGCTCTGGGAGGGCTCTGGGCACATCCCTGGGTGGCTGTGGCTCAGATTCCCTTCGTGGGAAGAGGGGTGGCTGGGTCCCCACACCACGGCGAGGGCACAGCATCCAGGTCAGCTCCGCAGAGCCCTGAGCACTCATCACACGCTTGCTCACCCTCCTGGCCCAGGACGGGGATGCTCTGAGCCCCCACCCTCTGCCAGCGGGTCCTGGTTTGGGGATGGTGCCGGTGTtggtgccagggctgctccccgTGGCCCTGGTGCTGCCGAGCTCCGGCGCTTTCTAGGAATCGGCTCTTGCCTAAGCGGCGCTGTGGGCACGGGAGGAAATTGCCACCCCCGGGCAGCCGCACCCCGACACCCCCAGGGGGGCTTGTGCAATGTCGTGGGGGCAggagggccgggggggctggtTTGCACCCCCTGGGCACcgtggagctgctgccagcgccCACGGAAATGAACGCATTGTCCCATCTCCGTCCCCACACCCCGGCCATGTGGCGCTTCCCCCTGCGCAGGCGGGAGACAGGAAAGGCAAACAGCCCGGACTCTGGAgcaaaaaatagtttatttccatttttatcacatatattaaaaaaacatcatATGTTTCTCTGGGGCTCACCCAGCTGCAGTAATAAATACAGTACAAAACACACTGCTCGGCTGTGAAGTTTCCAGTACGCAAATACAGCCGCGTGGGCAGGGGAGCTGCCGGCACAACCACGAGAGCGGGGGCTGCGCCGGGGCCGTGCCGGGCTCGGGGGAACAGGACTGTGTTCTGCCCAGCCCAGGAGATGCGGACAAATAAGTTAAATTGCAATAAATACACTGAGTTTAggagggaaggtgctggggcTTCCCTGGAAAAGCCTCATCTGGCACCTCCCCTCCTTCGTCTTTACCTAAAGgctaataaatattaattaatgtCACTATGCCTAATAGAAATAACACTTGTCAGGTctgtccctgcaggctgcagcccaggcagggAGATGCTGCTCTGAAGCATCTTCATCCACAGATGAAGACGGTTTCCCCTCGGCCGGGGCGGATGCCGCAGTGGTACCCGCAGCACCCTGCACGAGCcattggggaaactgaggcacacacGGTGTCTGCAGGAGCTGCCggggctcagcccagctcccgAACCTCATAGCAGAGATAcgcttttgtttaaatattaaacaagGGTGATGCTGCGCACGGATACCCGTGCACGGATGCCACCGCAGGGCCGGCCGCCCTGCCCAGTGACCGATGGGCGGGGAAGCCTCCCCAGCCGGATAAATATTAAATAGCgataaatattacaaaaaaaaagcagaaaagccgGGGGCTCCCAGGGACGGTCACTCAGGCTGGgacataaataaataaggtgCGGGGGGTGTCAGAGGCGGGCGAGGTGCCGCAGTGCCCGGTACGCCGTCTCCAGGAACCGCTGGAAGTTGGCCAGGATGAAAAAGCCGCCAACCTGGTGGTGGAAGCGGGAGGAGAAGGCGGGGAGGGGGTCCCGGCCCTCCGTGGGGAACGTCACCGTGGCCAGGCCCAGGTCCTCCACCTGCAGCCGGGCAGAAGCAGAAACATCAGCTCCGGAGCCAGAGGTACCCAGGAGCGCGGCAGCATCCTGGCACTGCCCGCCCAGCCGGTGTGAGCCGGGGTGCAGAGCCCCGTGTCCCGGCTGTGTTCCCCCAGGGATGCAGAGCCCTGTgatccccccgtccccccaggGTTGCAGAGGcccatgtccctgctgtgttCCTCCAGGGATGCAGAGTCCCGTGTCCTGGCTGTGTTCCCCCAGGGATGCAGAGCCCCATgatccccctgtccccccagggaTGCAGATCCCTGTGCCTCCACCATGTCCCCCCAGGGATGCAGAGCCCCGTGtccctcccgtgtccccccagggatgcagagccccgtgtccctcccgtgtccccccagggaAGCAGAGCCCCGTGTCCCTACCCTGCCCACCCCATCCCCTCAGCCCCCCTGTGTCCCCGCGTCACCTGCTGCTGGATATTGGAGGACAGGTTGGCCGCGTCCAGCTGCAGCGTCTCCACCAGCCCCGCGtgcctgggcagcagctcccgcaCGGCGGCCAGGGAGCCCTGGTAGACGCGGAGCCCATTGCGGATCTGGCTGAAACAGGCCTCCTGCGGGGGGAACGGCAGCGTCGCGGGGGGCTCAGCACACCCGGACACCCCCAAGCAGTGGGGAAGCCGGTGGGGCTGAGAGCGGCCGGCTCGTGGCAGGGATGGCGCTCACCGCGTGGAAGGTGCGGCTGTGACATTGCTCCAGCGGCGCCTGCGCGATGCCCAGGTCCTGCcgcaccagcagcagctcttcctcctggcacagctggaaCGTGTcacactgcagcccatggggacagggtcagggtggcacagggaccccGACATCCCCAAACACCCCATCCCTGGGGTGCGGGACCCCCCACACAGCCCGGccaggaggagagaggggatgGGGCGACCTGGTTAGGTGGGGACGGGACAA
This DNA window, taken from Caloenas nicobarica isolate bCalNic1 chromosome 24, bCalNic1.hap1, whole genome shotgun sequence, encodes the following:
- the MED24 gene encoding mediator of RNA polymerase II transcription subunit 24 — its product is MKVVNLKQAILQAWKERWSDYQWAINMKKFFPRGATWDILNLAEALLEQAMIGPSPNPLILSYLKYAISSQMVSYSTVLTAISKFDDFSRDLCVQSLLEIMDMFCDRLSCHGKAEECIGLCRALMSALNWLLRCAAFYAEKVKETLEQAAAENQLKMCLERLEKMLGSTKNRALIHIAKLEETSSWSTVEQSLVKLGENLSSLSNSPLRSQADDCISLIKSIPTMLSVHSEQLNKTGFPTVHAVVLLEGTMNLTGETQLLVEQLMMVKRMQRIPSPLFILEIWKACFVGLIESPEGTEELKWTAFTFLKIPQVLVKLKKYPQGEKDFTEDVNSAFEFLLKLTPLLDKADQRCNCNCMSLLLQECSKQGLLSEANMENLSEKRQADREHAPHLKSAENANIQPNPGLILRAEPTVTNILKTMDADHSTSPEGLLGVLGHMLSGKSLDLLLAAAAATGKLKSFARKFIKLNEFTKHITGEGSKGAPVRALLFDISFLMLCHVAQTYGSEVILSESSPPGEVPFFETWMLTCMPEEGKILNPDHPCFRPDSTKVESLVALLNNSSEMKLVQMKWHEACLSISAAILEILNAWENGVLTFESIQKITDNIKGKVCSMVVCAVAWLVAHVRMLGLDEREKSLQMIRQLATPLHSENTLQFYNERVVIMSSILEHMCADVLQQTATQIKFPSTGMDTIPYWNLLPPKKPIKEVLTSMFTKVLEKGWVDSRSIHIFDTLLHMGGVYWFCNNLVKELLKETRKEHTLRAVELLYAIFCLDMQQLTLTLLGHILPNLLTDSSKWHMLMDPPGKALAKLSVWCALSSYSSHNKGQASARQKKRHREDIEDYISLFPLDDTQPSKLMRLLSSNEEDANILSSPNRSMSTSLSASQLHTVSMRDPLNRVLANLFLLISSILGAKTAGTHTQFVQWFMEECVDCLEQGSRGSILQFMPFTMVSELVKVSTMSSPKIVLAITDLSLPLGRRVAAKAIAAL
- the CSF3 gene encoding granulocyte colony-stimulating factor codes for the protein MCCLTRVLALALALLWAPWRVLHGAPLAELSGDQDFQLFLHKNLEFTRKIKGDVAALQRVVCDTFQLCQEEELLLVRQDLGIAQAPLEQCHSRTFHAEACFSQIRNGLRVYQGSLAAVRELLPRHAGLVETLQLDAANLSSNIQQQVEDLGLATVTFPTEGRDPLPAFSSRFHHQVGGFFILANFQRFLETAYRALRHLARL